The uncultured Hyphomonas sp. genome includes a window with the following:
- a CDS encoding glycoside hydrolase family 16 protein: MKRLIAPLFLALFVSACETPTFSALDEQSPEWRLVFQDEFSGKGRPDPDKWISREYNRRPNRNGPDGWWDAGNAYLNGLGQLIIRTSVIENRNPQEDSDPYDYASAMVSTEGKFEQAFGRFEVRAKLPRSAGWWSAFWLFSRSVHNVDGSGRDGTEVDIMETFGWTDKVNHALHWDSYEEDHQWSVFASMRPGIRKGWHTFTLEWFPDKYIFYVDGDETWRTSAGGVSQVPLWVKLSGEVDTTDGAANKWWANVPDPASFPDKFIVDWVRVYEHVPPAE, from the coding sequence ATGAAACGCCTCATTGCGCCCCTGTTCCTGGCCCTGTTCGTCTCGGCCTGTGAAACCCCGACCTTTTCGGCGCTGGATGAACAGTCGCCGGAATGGCGCCTGGTGTTCCAGGACGAATTCAGTGGCAAGGGCCGTCCGGATCCGGACAAATGGATTTCCAGGGAATACAACCGCCGGCCCAACAGGAACGGGCCGGATGGCTGGTGGGACGCGGGCAATGCCTACCTCAATGGCCTCGGCCAACTCATCATCCGCACCAGCGTGATCGAGAACCGGAACCCGCAAGAGGATTCCGATCCTTACGACTATGCCAGCGCGATGGTCTCGACGGAGGGCAAGTTCGAACAGGCGTTCGGCCGGTTCGAAGTGCGTGCGAAACTGCCCCGGTCGGCAGGGTGGTGGTCAGCCTTCTGGCTGTTCTCCCGCTCTGTGCACAATGTCGACGGGTCCGGCCGGGACGGGACGGAAGTCGACATCATGGAAACCTTCGGCTGGACCGACAAGGTGAACCACGCCCTGCACTGGGACAGCTATGAGGAAGACCATCAGTGGAGCGTGTTTGCTTCCATGCGGCCGGGTATCCGGAAGGGCTGGCACACATTCACGCTGGAATGGTTCCCGGACAAATACATCTTCTATGTCGATGGCGACGAAACCTGGCGCACGTCTGCGGGCGGCGTCTCCCAGGTGCCGCTCTGGGTGAAACTGTCCGGTGAGGTCGATACGACTGATGGCGCAGCGAACAAGTGGTGGGCGAACGTGCCGGACCCGGCAAGTTTCCCTGACAAATTCATTGTCGACTGGGTCCGCGTCTACGAACACGTCCCGCCTGCGGAATAG
- a CDS encoding N-acyl homoserine lactonase family protein, whose product MRLSHALLATTAFLLAPACAPKAAPADTPADAPAAEEVAEAEAPVPLTVNVLDCGTINVLDLDAFSSAGDYAGQTDTFTDTCYVINHPDGRLLWDLGLPGMLAGAGEQNLGGIFNVSLDKTITAQLADLGLAPDDIDYVSLSHDHFDHIGQVGQVQNATWIVQEDEYNDMFPPEGTESNADPQLAAMWAAFAPLKVEKISGDYDVFGDGTVKIIEMPGHTPGHSVLLLDMPESGPVLLAGDLYHRKESRELRRVPRFNWSEPETLASMDKFEALADELGAKVILQHEPDDVEPLSGMIR is encoded by the coding sequence ATGCGCCTGTCACATGCGTTGCTCGCCACAACTGCGTTCCTGCTTGCACCGGCCTGTGCGCCGAAAGCAGCCCCGGCGGATACGCCGGCAGACGCGCCCGCCGCCGAAGAAGTGGCCGAAGCCGAAGCGCCTGTGCCGCTGACGGTAAACGTGCTGGACTGCGGCACGATCAATGTGCTTGATCTTGATGCCTTCTCCAGCGCCGGGGACTATGCCGGCCAGACCGACACATTCACCGACACCTGCTATGTCATCAATCATCCGGATGGCCGCCTGCTGTGGGATCTTGGCCTGCCGGGCATGCTGGCCGGCGCCGGGGAGCAGAATCTTGGCGGCATCTTCAATGTCTCGCTCGACAAGACGATCACCGCACAGCTGGCCGATCTCGGCCTAGCGCCGGACGATATCGACTATGTCTCTCTCTCGCACGACCATTTCGATCATATCGGACAGGTTGGCCAGGTTCAGAACGCCACCTGGATCGTGCAGGAAGACGAGTACAACGACATGTTCCCGCCGGAAGGCACCGAGTCCAATGCCGACCCGCAGCTCGCGGCGATGTGGGCGGCCTTCGCCCCGCTGAAGGTGGAGAAGATCAGCGGCGATTATGATGTTTTCGGCGACGGCACGGTGAAAATCATCGAAATGCCGGGCCACACGCCGGGGCACTCCGTCCTGTTGCTGGACATGCCGGAAAGCGGCCCGGTCCTGCTCGCAGGCGACCTGTATCACCGCAAGGAGAGCCGCGAGCTTCGCCGCGTGCCGCGCTTTAACTGGAGCGAGCCGGAAACGCTGGCCTCCATGGACAAGTTCGAAGCGCTGGCCGATGAACTCGGCGCGAAAGTGATCCTGCAACACGAACCGGATGATGTTGAGCCGCTCAGCGGCATGATCCGGTAG
- the hisI gene encoding phosphoribosyl-AMP cyclohydrolase, producing the protein MTQFPLPLSGSAQDETPDLRPKFNADGLIAAIAQDADTGDVLMMAWMNADALAATLETRRATYWSRSRGELWVKGETSGHTQEVVEVRIDCDQDAVLLKVKQTGGACHTGRASCFYRIVPFDGSALSRDPDMG; encoded by the coding sequence ATGACTCAATTTCCGCTCCCCCTTTCCGGCAGTGCGCAGGACGAGACGCCGGACCTGCGCCCGAAATTCAATGCCGACGGCCTGATCGCCGCGATCGCGCAGGACGCTGACACCGGCGATGTGCTGATGATGGCCTGGATGAACGCCGACGCACTGGCCGCCACGCTGGAGACGCGCCGGGCCACTTACTGGTCCCGTTCGCGCGGCGAATTGTGGGTAAAGGGTGAAACCTCCGGCCACACACAGGAAGTGGTCGAGGTGCGGATAGACTGCGACCAGGACGCGGTCCTGCTGAAGGTAAAGCAGACCGGCGGGGCCTGTCACACCGGCCGGGCGAGTTGCTTTTACCGCATTGTCCCCTTTGACGGGTCTGCGCTTTCCCGCGATCCGGACATGGGTTAG
- a CDS encoding enoyl-CoA hydratase, producing the protein MTMADYEQILSDTKDGVLTLTLNRPDRLNAWTDVMHNELKHAIVTASSDDAVRVIVVTGAGRGFCAGADMEVLQGIQGGARDRLTEIEEAPSDVRDLYPGRFGYMYACPKPIIAAINGACAGIGLIFALFADLRYAAAEAKFTTAFAQRGLIAEHGIAWLLPRLIGEAKALDLLFTARKFTGADAAELGLVNDALPVGELMGNVQHTAHHLANMVSPRSIAVMKQQVRKTYFQSFGDSLADADAAMEESFTTFDFKEGVASFVERRDPAFKGR; encoded by the coding sequence ATGACCATGGCGGATTATGAGCAGATCCTGAGCGACACAAAAGACGGGGTGCTGACACTGACCCTCAACCGGCCCGACCGGCTGAACGCGTGGACCGATGTCATGCACAATGAGCTGAAACACGCCATCGTCACCGCCAGCAGTGATGACGCCGTGCGCGTGATCGTCGTGACCGGCGCCGGGCGCGGCTTCTGCGCCGGGGCGGACATGGAGGTGCTGCAGGGCATTCAGGGCGGCGCGCGCGACCGGCTGACGGAAATCGAGGAGGCCCCGTCCGATGTGCGGGATCTCTATCCCGGCCGGTTCGGCTATATGTATGCCTGCCCGAAACCGATCATCGCGGCGATCAATGGCGCGTGCGCCGGGATCGGCCTGATCTTCGCCCTGTTCGCGGACCTGCGCTATGCCGCCGCCGAGGCAAAGTTCACCACCGCCTTTGCCCAGCGCGGCCTGATTGCAGAGCATGGCATCGCCTGGCTGCTGCCACGGCTGATCGGTGAGGCGAAGGCGCTGGACCTGTTGTTCACCGCCCGCAAGTTTACCGGGGCCGATGCCGCTGAGCTGGGCCTCGTCAACGACGCCCTGCCGGTCGGCGAACTGATGGGCAATGTCCAGCACACCGCGCACCATCTGGCCAATATGGTCTCCCCCCGCTCCATCGCGGTGATGAAACAGCAGGTCCGCAAGACCTATTTCCAGAGTTTCGGCGACTCTCTTGCAGACGCAGATGCTGCAATGGAGGAAAGCTTCACCACATTCGACTTCAAGGAAGGCGTGGCGAGCTTTGTGGAGCGCCGCGACCCGGCATTCAAAGGACGATAG